From the Triticum urartu cultivar G1812 chromosome 4, Tu2.1, whole genome shotgun sequence genome, the window TTTGCATATGAAAAGAACACTATTAGTTTAGTGATTCTTCTATATACATTCCTCTAGCTAGAACTTATTTTTAAGCTCGGAACCATACAAAAGTGGTAGCACTGAATGTAGGGCCTGTTTGGATGCAATGGCTGTGCAAGCAGGAACAGTGGATTGGTTTGATGAATTGATGATAAATTGCGCTGGCATTTGTTAATTCTTCgggtgtaggattttttttactCTATTAAGATTTCATTTATATTTGTTCCAATGTGGGTTAAAACTCCTTACTGTTTCAGTAAACTGCATGCTCTTGGTTTTCCCCATTGACCTTTGTTGCTCTGACTTTGGCACATGGGTTGTGTGGCAGTACTTGTTACATGCAGGTAGTGTTAGAAATCAGCATTAAAATTCTGATTTTTTCCATCATTGCTTCTTAATTAGCACTCACATTTCTTCGTTGAAGGATAGAATCATGGAGTGTTAGAAGCTTTGGGAAAGGGCTGGAGCTCGAGGGCTTATGGTGGTTCTGCCTAGAAATTGTAACAAACGATCTTTTCCCTAAAATTTAAATATAAGTAAATCTAGGCACTTCTCAGAAGCCTCTCAGTGTTAATATATTGGTTTCTCAAAAGCCTCTCAAGTTTAatacattgcccaaatggggcttgctaTATATCGTTGGAATGCTATGAACACCAATATCATCACCCAAGTtaattttttggcaaaatgtaagcggtttaagagcagttttgaaaattgTTTTTTTCTTCACACAAAAAACGTAAATCATATTTTTGATCGCATTTCAAAAttgtttatcggaatgaggcaaataatatggcgttggaaagctgctgcaaaaccgcgccttccacatgttgaaagctttctctaattccctatggttaaagagtaataaGGAAAATCGTAACATTTCACAAACTAAATAGCCGAGTTCGTATTTTTAATGTCATTTCTAAACCGCTTATCCAATTGAGGCAAACGATATGgtgttggaaagcttatgaaaatgcgctactttttcatgttgaaagttttttctaattatgaaaggtttaaaactaatttagaaaacggtacaagttgcaccaagttcgtattttcgagctaatttctTAACCATACGTCCGAATgtagcaaatgatatggcgttggaaagcttgaggaAATGCGAAACTGTTTGatatatattgtttctcccaattccttaCTGTTTTAAGacaattttgaaaatggctagAAATGTAATTTCGTTGTAATTTCTataaactttatcggaatggagcaaataatataccgttgaaaagctaaagaaaatgcgaaactttttcatgttgatggttttctctgattcctagccatTTTCAAGTAAATctgaaaatggcgagatcatttgttctgcctttatcgcgaaacagattcttcgaaaatgcaccgcgtgaagaacctgaacttcttggcatgtctacttgaacttcactctgtttttcacagGCTTTTTTAGCTCtcagctctccatccactcaccggaacaCTCACCAGAATTGACCAAGTGATATACCGATGTAAATCTGCTGTCAACACGCAACTTTCatgtgttgatcattttttcatactcgcgacggttttaaaagtttttcatccgAAATTCATTcggtgtagtagttgaacttcctgctctcttcatgttgaacttctgtggcatattttcgtttgtaatttccTCATACATTTGTCAATGTCACACAAATggtattccttttgtacaaaccttTTTCACAAtattttcttcaactttcttCGATGGAGGACTTGAACTTCTAAGAACAAAACATTTAGCCTTTGCTTTTTTATTCCTTTCTAATACAAAATGCAGAtcgtgtagtacgtgaacttctctcggttacgtgaaTATATCTGAGTTTTTTCATGAATTTTAATCCAATTTTCTTAATCctttttatgaattttgaagcgctctatttttaaaatttgaacttcttgttattttatttttgaacttcttctttccattctttaataacgaggaaaatctgagttttctataatcatcgaacttcttcaactttttaatatggacttcctcgttttattttttaatccttttttataaacttttgaagcgctctatttttaaaagttgaacttcttgttttttatttaagaacttcttgtttccattctttaataatgaggaaaatctgagttttctataatcatcgaacttctccatctttttaatatggacttcctggttttatttcattaatcttttttatgaaattttgaagtgCTCTATTTTTAAAAGCTAAACTTCTtgctattttatttttgaacttcttgttttcatTCTTTCTTAATGAGGAAAAATCTGAGTTCTCTTAATCATCGAACTTCCCACTGTTTTCATTTTGAATTTctaccatgtatttttgttcGTAATTTCTCACCCGTTCCTCGGAGTTGCACAAATGATATATAGTGCCGATTACCTCTGTCACAAGAAGTTTTTGAACTTCCCCGTGCTAAGCACCTAAACTTCTAGCAGCAATTTTTTTACACTTTAACTTTTTATTCTATTTTTGTCATATGAAAACACACACCATGCATCACGTGAACTTCTCGCCGttttcaatttgaacttctctGTAAAAAAGTTGTTCCTAACTCCCAAAGCACCCGTTGAATTTGAGAAAATGATAGCATTGGAAAACATTTTTTTAACAAAACATGACTAGTTAAGAGCATATTTTGAACATGCTAAGACTTGTTTTGAACGTGCTAAGACTAGTTTTGAGCATATTTTAGTAAAGAAAAAAATCTAAGATATTTTAAACGTCGAACTACTCTATAAGTTGAATTTGAACTTCTGAACATTTTTATTTTGAACTTCtgtttatttattttataaatGTGGAAAATAAAACCAATGTGTTTGTCCCTATAAGGAATTTTGTGGGTTTatttttattctttagtaacaaGAAAAATTTAAGTATTTTACTTACACCGAACTTCATCGTTTTTTAAATTTGGACTTCTTGTTTTTTAGTAATGGGAATAGACCTAGTTATTACTAAAATCGAAATGCtttattattttaatttgaactttgAGAGTTTTTTTATAAATGGTGAAAATCCTTTTATACTTTACTTTTTCAAATTGAACTTCATATTTACTTCTTCGAGAAATGAGAAGAATCTGATTTTTTTGTATACATCGGACCCTCTGTTTCTTTAAAGTGATCGTCTTGGCTTTATTATTTGGTAACATGGATTTTTTTGTAAATAAACATAGATCCACTTCATTTtataaatttgaacttctaggttttTCATAGAAACGGAGAAAATCTTTTTTTAATATATTTGAATTGctctgttattttaatttgacCTTCTCAGAGTTATTTGAAACCATGTAAAAATGTTTTCTAGTACATATATTGAATGACTTTGTTGTTTTAGTTTGAACTTTTTGGTTATCATTTTTCAATAATGGGAAAATCCATGGGATTTTTTTAGTACAACGATAACATTTTTCTTTGAACTCTCTATTTTTTATGAAATTTGAATTTCTCAAGTTAACACTTTTATAGTTGAAGCTTTGTTTTTCTTCATGGTATATAACCATCGAACTTTCGTGTTatcttaatttgaacttctttgtttTTATTCTTTAggaactggagaaatccaagTTTCTTTATAAACACTGAATCACTCCGGTATTTTAAATTGAAGTTGTACGTGTTTCAGAAATGggatttattttttcaaaaaacaTTTTAAACAACACTATATTTTTAGTTTCACCTTTCCGACTTTCTAATAAATATTGACCTTCTTggttatttaaatttgaacttcaaGTTTTCTTATTTAGAAGTAATCCCTTTTTTATGATTTTCCCCACCACACATTCCATCCCTATCCTCTTCCATCTTACATCATCTTCTCAGCCACGCACGCCACACTACACGATCCTTTTCTACAACCTCATCTAGGAAAATAATACGTAATGGAGTACATCCAGCATTCAGGATGAACCGGCGGTGAATTTTGTTTGCTTCTTGCTACCTGCCACGACCAATGCCTAGAATGGAATACAACAGAAGGGGGTGAGGATGTGAGCAGCGTAGTGCTGCGGAGGGGCACGACTTCGGCCTACAGTTTTCTCTAATGATGTTTTTAAGCATATATATGTAGTCGAACTTGGCGTACAGTCGTAGTAGAACTTCACTATGCCGTATACGTGTCATATTTTTATAGTAGAACTTAACTGTATGTCTCTAGACTTGTTGTGTAGAACTTCCCGAGTTCTGCTTTAGATACAAATAAAAGTAGCTTATGTAGGTCGAACACAAAGACAAATCAGCTGGTCATGGGAGGTTTCATGGAGTCAAGTGTGCTTGCACTGAAATACAAAACTACACAAAACAATTTTCATTGAGGCATTAACACGGACACTTTGAAGTGCACCCTAGAGTGCCATTGATCCTCGCCGGCGGCCGCTTCATGACTGCCACACGACCACACTTCTTTTGGTCCCCAGAAGTGTTCAGAGAGAAAATAGTTGTAGCCTGAAAATGCCCAGGCACACAAAAAAGTTCAAATAGAAAAAAGCTCAGAGAGAATTAACAGCCTTAGCCTGAACACAAATAGATGAAATTTCAGAGAAAAATACCATCGCCGTTCTCTTTCTCTATCGGCGGCAGTAGAAATGCACAAATTGAAATAACTATATATAAGTTCGTGCACTTTTTTCCTGATGTTGTGGATTAATTTAATCCCTAATGTAAACCTCTAGCTAATTCAGACCAAGTAGAATAGTGTTAACCTTCTGACAATAATCTGCCAATGTTGATGCATCCAGATAACCAATAGGCAATGAACTTTGTGTTAGTTAAAAGAGAGTTTTTGAGCAAATTCACTAAACACTTTAAGCATTCCTAGCATGGCCCTTGAACAGGGTTACAATAGTATGTGGCTTTGGTGACCTGAACTTCTGAAGAACAAAAAAAACTATGTATGTGAAATACCGTAACAAGTGTTAATTTTTCCAACAATAATAAAGGTGAACTTCGGTTTTCAATTTTGAACTTGTCTTATTGTTTTTAGCACATAATCAAATGGAAAAACTTGTAAAATGAAAAGGCCAACTCTCATAGGCATAACAACAAACAGGTGCAGTGCACTTAATTACAAACATAATACATCAATTTTTTTACTTTTCTTGCTCATCAAACAAGCTATTTCTCATGAGATTTGTTCCCGCATCACGGTAGCATGTATAATTGGGACAATTTGCCTAAGCTGGTAGCAATACCTTCGAAGAGGACGAGCGCCCACACAGTCGCCACATAGAGGAGAGAAGGGATGGAGCAGGGAACGTGAGGGTGGACGCAGTCATGGACGCGTCGCGCTCAGGGATGGAGGAGCCTACCGTACTGGAGGAGTCGTCCTGCTGTTGTTGCATGAAGTGGACTTCAGCAACCAACTTGTTTTGTTGACACATGCGCGAGGAGGAGGTGTGTAGCACGACGGGTCGGGGCATTAGCTGATAGACGGAGGAGCGGCGTGGATCTGCCGGTGTTGCGATGCATCTGGCGGTGGGTGGCTGTGGTTAGCAACCAGATCGGCGGTAGGAGACGGTCGGTGCTGTAGCTATGAGTAAAGGTGGGGGAGAACACGTGGTGTCTGGAGGTAGGGGCCAGACTGGGGAGCCATTGCCGACGAACAGTGGGCGGCGAGTCATTTGGCGCCCCGACTCCGGTGGTCGGTGGAGGCAGCTCCAGCGGTTTGGCACCGTCTCTGGTCGAAGGTGGGGTGGCAGGCTCGGTTCGGCGCCATTGCTGGCGAGGGTGGGGCGGCGGGCAGCGTAGGATGCCGAGATCTTGTAGGCGCCAGGTCGCAGGGGAGGAGGGACACCGGCCGCGTGGTGGTTGAGTGCAGTGGGTGCGGCGGCAGAGGTGGATCGGGGTCGGGGGAAAGATGCGGGAGGTGGGGGTAGTTTCCTTTTTTTTGCCACGAGGTGGGGCGGTTTCTGATTTCGCTGAAAAATCCCGTGAACAACTGGATCGTCCCTATATATGTGTTTGgtgtgatccaaataactattctaatcctgaGATTAGAATAGTTttgtcatatatatatatagggtgggtctattcTAATAACACCCCTTAAGACCTTATTCTCATAACATCAAAGCCTTATTCTGCTAACAGTTTCGCACATAACAAACCCACAGACCGAACTCCTCTCACAAAACAAACCGAGTAACCTCCCCCACTTAACCGACCTTCTTCCCAGTCAACCCCCACCTCTCTCCCACGTTCCTCCCGCTCCACCCCCAACCTCCACCTCCCTGGCAGCCCCTGCAACCTACTGCCCCCGCCACCCTACCAACTACCCTCATCGCCGCTGCCGGactggaggcgcgccgccttgcCGCCCCCGGATCCTACCGCGCGccgccgcatcaccttcctccgCCACAGCACCGCCTCCCACCCCGCACCGCCGCACCACCTCCCGCCGTCCGCCACACCACCTCCAGCCCCGCCCCGCCGCACCACCTCCCGCCCGCCCCGCAGCACCACCTCCCACCTTCCGCCGCACCACCTCCTGCCCGCCCCGCCGCACCACCTCCCGCCCCTACCGCCGCACCACCTCCTGCCCCGCGCCAccggaccacctcccgccttgcTTCGTCGGACCACACACGGAACCGTCGCCGGGTGGACCCTTCGCTGGAGCATCTCCTGCCCCATCTGCCGACGAGGGGAGGAAGTCAGAGAAGGGGGGCGACCACCTCTTCGTGCACTTAGGCTTCGCACCTGGTGCAGTGCAATTAGATCCCACGAGTAGTGCGCCCTCGTGTGGTTCATCCAATTTTTTTGCTATCTGACTGTAAACCAACTGAAGGAAAATTTGCTATCTTCAGTTTCTTTTGTATATGCCTGCAGTGCGGTGTGTGTATGTCTACAGTACACCCCATCGGTCATGTGTTTTTTTAGAAGACAATTTGTATTGTCGCATGTGGCCGTTTCACTTGTTTTCTGTATGCTTGCAATGCGGGTGTATGTACGTTTGCAGTGCACTCTTGTGGTTCCCTTTGTAAAACAATAAAAAATCAACACAGAAAAGAAGTTTGTTTCTTTTTAGATGAAGTCCACTAGTTTCTGCCCTACGATTCACTTTCACCAACCGAAAACAATGCAGTTCTCTAGTCTGGGCCACGTGGTTCACTAACTTTGAATATGAGGTTCACAAATAAGCGTAAAAAACTTAGTAAAAAGAGAAAACTTACGGGGTTCACTTGCCCGTCCAatgcagtgcggttttcattCTGAAGCAGTGCGGTCGGCTGTATGATGTTGTTCACCCCGTAAGTGCAAAAAATTGTTACGGAAACAAAAAAAGTAATGCAGTTCACTTCTTGATAGTGTTGTGGTTCATTTACACCCAATGTAAAGTGCACTCTACTTTTTCGTCCTTGAAAAAATTACGTTTGAATAAAACAAACCATGTAGTTCTCTTACCCGtctgatgcagtgcggtttttcgaccgatgcagtgcggttttcagtcGGATGAAGTACCCACGTCAATTTGGGTGTTGCGAAAAACAAAGTGTCCGCATTTCGGTAAATTTAAAACTGCTCCTAAACCGTAAGAAACtagagagagtgttctacatgaaaaagttgcgtctcgtcgatatctttccaacggcaTATCATTTGAATCATTTCGACAATCGGTTTGTAAAAATTTCACGAAAAACGGCCGCTGCCTCT encodes:
- the LOC125554054 gene encoding uncharacterized protein LOC125554054, which codes for MPRPVVLHTSSSRMCQQNKLVAEVHFMQQQQDDSSSTVGSSIPERDASMTASTLTFPAPSLLSSMWRLCGRSSSSKATTIFSLNTSGDQKKCGRVAVMKRPPARINGTLGCTSKCPC